The following proteins are encoded in a genomic region of Diadema setosum chromosome 10, eeDiaSeto1, whole genome shotgun sequence:
- the LOC140234400 gene encoding histone deacetylase 1, with product MASTGTKKRVCYYYDGDVGNYYYGQGHPMKPHRIRMTHNLILNYGLYRKMEIYRPHKAVMEEMTKYHSDDYVKFLRTIRPDNMSEYTKQMQRFNVGEDCPVFDGLYEFCQLSSGGSVAGAVKLNKQQTDIAINWAGGLHHAKKSEASGFCYVNDIVLAILELLKYHQRVLYIDIDIHHGDGVEEAFYTTDRVMTVSFHKYGEYFPGTGDLRDIGAGKGKYYAVNFPLRDGIDDESYEKIFKPIMSKVMEMYQPSAICLQCGADSLSGDRLGCFNLTLKGHAKCVEFMKQYNLPLLLMGGGGYTIRNVARCWTYETSTALGVEIANELPYNDYFEYFGPDFKLHISPSNMTNQNTGEYLEKIRTRLYENMRMIPHAPGVQMQPIPEDAIPDDSDAEDEAENPDKRISIMAQDKRIACDEEFSDSEDEGEGGRRDIRLHKAKRTKVEDVAKEGDKESKSSDAAKESKPADQQPVPMDTTPAPQTKKRQVLILSSGIIY from the exons ATGGCGTCTACGGGTACAAAGAAAAGAGTCTGCTATTATTACGATG gtgatgTTGGAAATTACTACTATGGCCAAGGACATCCAATGAAACCACACAGAATCCGAATGACTCACAATCTCATTCTGAACTATGGCCTCTATCGCAAAATGGAGATCTAC AGACCACACAAAGCGGTAATGGAGGAAATGACCAAGTATCACAGCGATGACTATGTCAAATTCCTTCGTACGATCAGACCAGACAACATGTCAGAGTACACAAAGCAGATGCAAAGGT TCAACGTGGGGGAGGACTGCCCGGTGTTTGACGGTCTCTACGAGTTTTGCCAACTTTCGTCTGGTGGCTCGGTGGCTGGGGCGGTGAAGCTGAACAAACAGCAGACAGACATCGCCATCAACTGGGCTGGTGGCCTCCACCATGCCAAGAAATCTGAGGCCTCCGGGTTCTGCTATGTCAATGACATCGTCCTGGCTATCCTAGAATTGCTGAA ATACCATCAGAGAGTATTGTACATTGATATTGACATCCACCATGGTGATGGGGTTGAAGAAGCTTTCTACACAACAGACCGTGTCATGACGGTCTCTTTCCACAAATACGGGGAATACTTTCCAGGGACCGGTGACCTGAGA GATATTGGAGCAGGCAAGGGGAAGTATTATGCAGTCAACTTTCCTCTTCGGGATGGCATTGATGACGAGTCATACGAGAAGATTTTCAAACCA ATCATGTCTAAGGTGATGGAGATGTACCAACCCAGTGCTATCTGCCTTCAGTGTGGGGCTGACTCATTATCAGGAGACAGACTGGGCTGCTTCAATCTCACTCTCAAAG GTCACGCCAAGTGTGTAGAGTTCATGAAGCAGTACAACCTTCCCCTGCTCTTAATGGGTGGGGGTGGTTACACTATACGGAACGTGGCCAGGTGTTGGACATATGAAACTTCGACAGCTCTTGGGGTGGAAATTGCAAATG AGCTACCGTACAATGACTACTTTGAGTACTTTGGACCTGACTTCAAGCTTCACATCAGCCCATCAAACATGACAAATCAGAACACTGGCGAATACCTTGAAAAGATTCG GACGCGACTGTACGAAAACATGCGGATGATCCCCCACGCTCCGGGAGTCCAGATGCAGCCGATTCCAGAGGATGCCATCCCGGACGACAGCGACGCGGAGGACGAGGCGGAGAACCCTGACAAGCGCATCTCCATCATGGCTCAGGATAAGCGCATCGCCTGCGACGAGGAGTTCTCCGACAGCGAGGATGAGGGGGAAGGCGGAAGACGAGACATCAGGTTGCACAAGGCTAAACGTACCAAGGTGGAGGACGTAGCCAAGGAGGGTGATAAAG AATCAAAATCAAGTGATGCTGCAAAAGAAAGCAAGCCTGCTGATCAGCAGCCGGTTCCCATGGATACAACTCCAGCACCTCAGACCAAAAAGAGGCAAGTCTTGATCCTCTCTTCGGGAATCATTTActga